The Rhodanobacteraceae bacterium genome window below encodes:
- a CDS encoding choice-of-anchor D domain-containing protein translates to MHPTRTYIAHLLALALTGLASTAAFADTDGVPSLQLTPTTLNFGDVTVGNSSAAATLTVQGNPGNRGFDQLANVSITLPSGWLRSGGTCPSAGAAPNPCTIGVVFSPQLVGVQNGNAQVSASVYGSNPITSTAALTGTGLPSAAVPAPSLDRLGLLTLIGLTLAIGMAVVRRPH, encoded by the coding sequence ATGCACCCCACTCGAACATACATTGCGCACCTCCTGGCGCTGGCTCTGACCGGGCTGGCATCGACCGCGGCATTCGCCGACACCGATGGCGTGCCCTCACTCCAGCTCACACCGACAACCCTCAACTTTGGCGATGTCACGGTGGGCAACAGCAGTGCCGCGGCCACCCTGACCGTCCAGGGCAATCCGGGCAACCGCGGCTTTGATCAACTGGCCAATGTCAGCATCACCCTGCCCTCGGGCTGGCTGCGCAGCGGTGGCACCTGCCCCAGCGCCGGCGCGGCGCCCAATCCGTGCACCATCGGCGTGGTGTTCTCACCGCAGCTTGTGGGGGTGCAGAACGGCAATGCTCAGGTCAGTGCCTCGGTTTACGGCAGCAATCCAATCACGAGTACCGCTGCGCTGACGGGTACCGGCCTGCCCTCGGCCGCCGTGCCGGCGCCGAGTCTGGACCGCCTTGGATTGCTCACCCTGATTGGCTTGACGCTGGCCATCGGCATGGCCGTGGTACGGCGCCCGCATTGA